From Triticum urartu cultivar G1812 chromosome 2, Tu2.1, whole genome shotgun sequence, a single genomic window includes:
- the LOC125533834 gene encoding aluminum-activated malate transporter 10-like: MEMAAVTRDGKNGGVPEWRVTVPEGASVTLEHEACLAARAWAWMVSCVVVLGEKVSGFAKRIWKIGADDPRRAVHGLKVGLALALVSVFYYTRPLYDGVGGAAMWAIMTVVVIFEYTVGGCVYKGFNRAAATVSAGAIALGVHWIAANAGHEFEPFIRSGSVFLLASMATFSRFIPTVKARFDYGVTIFILTYSLVAVSGYRVEALLAMAQQRVCTIGIGVFMCLSVCVLICPVWAGQELHRLTVRNMDKLAGAVEACVEDYFAEQADGKQQPPSAGADGYKCVLNSKASEDSQANLARWEPAHGRFGFRHPYEQYKNVGAAMRHCAYCVEALSGCVRSEIQAPEHVKRHLADGCTTVAARCARVLGEAASSVSAMTTSWSLEFAVADMNTAVQELQSDLRELPSKLAEESPATVIDAVQLFTVTSLLIEVSTRVEGVVDAVDTLASLAAFRSADAKPEASETETKAINPDSDEEAH; this comes from the exons ATGGAGATGGCCGCGGTGACGAGGGATGGAAAGAATGGCGGCGTCCCAGAATGGCGGGTGACGGTGCCGGAGGGCGCGTCGGTGACGCTGGAGCACGAGGCCTGCCTAGCCGCGCGGGCATGGGCGTGGATGGTTTCTTGTGTGGTCGTGCTTGGGGAGAAGGTGTCCGGCTTCGCCAAGCGGATATGGAAGATCGGCGCCGACGATCCCCGGCGGGCGGTGCACGGCCTCAAGGTGGGCCTCGCGCTCGCGCTGGTCTCGGTGTTCTACTACACCAGGCCCCTGTACGACGGCGTTGGCGGCGCCGCCATGTGGGCCATCATGACGGTCGTCGTGATCTTCGAGTACACCGTTG GTGGCTGTGTGTACAAGGGGTTCAACCGAGCCGCCGCGACGGTCAGCGCCGGCGCGATCGCGCTCGGCGTCCACTGGATCGCGGCCAACGCCGGCCACGAGTTCGAGCCGTTCATCCGCAGTGGCTCGGTTTTCCTGCTCG CTTCCATGGCGACGTTCTCGCGGTTCATACCCACGGTGAAGGCGCGGTTCGACTACGGCGTCACCATCTTCATCCTGACGTACAGCCTGGTGGCCGTGTCGGGGTACCGCGTGGAGGCGCTCCTGGCGATGGCGCAGCAGCGGGTCTGCACCATCGGCATCGGCGTCTTCATGTGCCTCTCCGTCTGCGTGCTCATCTGCCCCGTGTGGGCGGGGCAGGAGCTGCACCGCCTCACCGTGCGCAACATGGATAAGCTCGCCGGCGCCGTGGAGGCCTGCGTCGAGGACTACTTCGCGGAGCAGGCGGACGGCAAGCAGCAGCCGCCGTCCGCCGGGGCGGACGGGTACAAGTGCGTGCTCAACTCCAAGGCGTCCGAGGACTCGCAGGCCAACCTGGCGCGGTGGGAGCCCGCGCACGGCAGGTTCGGCTTCCGCCACCCGTACGAGCAGTACAAAAACGTCGGCGCCGCCATGCGGCACTGCGCCTACTGCGTGGAGGCCCTGAGCGGGTGCGTCCGCTCAGAGATCCAGGCGCCCGAGCACGTCAAGCGGCACCTCGCCGACGGCTGCACGACGGTGGCGGCGCGGTGCGCGCGGGTGCTCGGGGAGGCCGCGAGCTCCGTCAGCGCAATGACTACGTCGTGGAGCCTCGAGTTCGCCGTGGCCGACATGAACACCGCCGTGCAGGAGCTCCAGAGCGACCTGAGGGAGCTCCCGTCCAAGCTGGCCGAGGAGTCGCCTGCGACGGTGATCGACGCCGTGCAGCTCTTCACGGTCACTTCGCTGCTGATAGAGGTGTCCACCAGGGTGGAGGGCGTCGTGGACGCGGTCGACACGCTCGCGAGCCTCGCCGCCTTCAGATCAGCGGACGCGAAACCTGAAGCTTCAGAAACCGAAACCAAAGCGATCAATCCAGACTCGGACGAGGAAGCACACTGA